From Acinonyx jubatus isolate Ajub_Pintada_27869175 chromosome B2, VMU_Ajub_asm_v1.0, whole genome shotgun sequence, a single genomic window includes:
- the ENPP4 gene encoding bis(5'-adenosyl)-triphosphatase ENPP4 yields MKLLVILLFSGLITGCRGNSSHSLPPKLLLVSFDGFRADYLQNYEFPHLQNFIKEGILVEHVKNVFITKTFPNHYSIVTGLYEESHGIVANSMYDVITKKHFSDLDDKDPFWWNEAVPIWVTNQLQENRSSAAAMWPGTDVPIHNTTPSYFMNYSSSVSFEERLNNITTWLINSNPPVTFATLYWEEPDASGHKYGPEDKENMYRVLKEIDDLIGELVHKLKVLGLWENLNVIITSDHGMTQCSKDRLINLDRCIDNSSYALIDLTPVAAVLPKINTTEVYNKLKVCSPHMNVYLKEDIPARFHYQHNNRIQPIILVADEGWTIVLNKSLPKLGDHGYDNSLSSMHPFLAAHGPAFHKGYKHNTINSVDIYPMMCHILGLKPRPNNGTFGHTKCLLVDQWCINLPEAVGIVIGALLVLTTLTGLIIIMQNRLSVPRPFSRLQLQEDDDDPLIE; encoded by the exons ATGAAGTTATTagtaatacttttattttctggacTTATAACTGGTTGTAGAGGTAACTCTTCCCATAGTTTGCCACCCAAGTTACTACTGGTGTCCTTTGATGGTTTCAGAGCTGACTATCTACAGAACTATGAATTTCCCCATCTCCAGAATTTTATCAAAGAAGGAATCCTGGTGgaacatgttaaaaatgtttttatcacaAAAACATTTCCAAACCACTACAGTATCGTGACAGGCTTGTATGAAGAAAGCCATGGCATTGTGGCTAATTCCATGTATGACGTAATCACGAAGAAACATTTTTCTGACCTTGATGACAAGGATCCTTTTTGGTGGAATGAGGCAGTACCTATTTGGGTGACCAATCAGCTTCAGGAAAACAGATCCAGTGCTGCTGCTATGTGGCCTGGTACTGACGTGCCCATTCACAATACCACACCTTCCTATTTTATGAATTATAGCTCTTCAGTGTCATTTGAGGAGAGACTAAATAATATTACCACGTGGCTCATCAATTCAAATCCACCAGTCACCTTTGCAACCCTCTACTGGGAAGAACCAGATGCAAGTGGCCACAAATATGGACCcgaagataaagaaaacatgtacAGAGTGTTGAAAGAAATAGATGACCTTATTGGTGAGCTAGTCCACAAACTCAAGGTGCTAGGATTGTGGGAAAATCTGAATGTGATCATTACAAGTGATCATGGGATGACCCAGTGCTCTAAGGACAGACTGATCAACTTGGATCGCTGCATTGATAATTCAAGCTACGCTCTTATAGATTTGACTCCAGTTGCTGCTGTACTTcctaaaataa atACAACAGAGGTTTATAACAAACTGAAAGTCTGTAGCCCTCACATGAATGTTTATCTCAAAGAAGACATTCCTGCCAGATTTCATTACCAACATAATAATCGAATTCAGCCTATTATTTTGGTTGCTGATGAAGGCTGGACAATTGTGTTAAATAAATCATTACCAAAAT tagGTGACCATGGTTATGATAATTCTTTGTCTAGTATGCATCCATTTCTAGCTGCCCACGGACCTGCATTTCACAAAGGCTACAAACACAACACAATTAACAGTGTGGATATTTACCCAATGATGTGCCACATCCTGGGATTAAAACCACGTCCCAATAATGGAACCTTTGGTCACACTAAGTGTTTGTTAGTTGACCAGTGGTGCATTAATCTCCCAGAAGCCGTTGGAATTGTTATCGGTGCGCTCTTGGTCTTAACCACGCTAACAGGCCTCATAATAATCATGCAGAATAGACTGTCTGTACCCCGTCCGTTTTCCCGACTTCAGCTGCAAGAAGACGATGATGATCCCCTAATTGAGTAA